One Rhipicephalus microplus isolate Deutch F79 chromosome 4, USDA_Rmic, whole genome shotgun sequence genomic window carries:
- the LOC142814348 gene encoding sodium- and chloride-dependent glycine transporter 2-like: MNRMVLVSQNEYSARFAGCLNANASSTEAFYNDYVLNVSPRIEDTGELQPALLICYGLCWTLIFLAIFKGIQVSGKVALITATAPYFMLGVMLLRGITLPGASIGLRYLLLPRWESLFDGRVWAAATEQVFYSLSIGTGGLVLYGSFQEFRADMHGSVRIICIMDFMTSAFASLVIFSVLGNLAHTLDVPVDEVVSAGPGLAFITYPEALALLTFPNVWSVLFFTMLFMLGIDSQMANCEFVIKSVQDLFPPLEGRREVATFLYCVACFLIGLPLTTRAGLYILTILDNYLGALIVLFTCFGETLIVGWAYGMDRFCFDVAFMTGRCPSYYFLIGIKYLSPVVLGTFLVYTLATLPRSTVGDYVLPTWADGYGWVLALVGMAAVVIIAVARVIQCGRNWLKALSPDPDWGPYEAKYRARYFVQLEESGIAALYYPIDKDTRYVGGAFRSPMPRIPAIN; the protein is encoded by the exons ATGAACCGCATGGTCctggtgtcacaaaacgagtaCTCGGCTCGCTTCGCGGGTTGCCTCAATGCGAACGCGTCGTCAACCGAGGCGTTCTACAACGACTACGTGCTGAACGTGAGTCCGCGCATCGAAGACACTGGAGAGCTGCAGCCGGCGTTGCTGATCTGCTATGGCCTCTGCTGGACGCTCATTTTTCTCGCCATCTTCAAGGGCATTCAG GTATCCGGCAAGGTGGCGTTGATCACTGCCACTGCGCCCTACTTCATGCTGGGTGTGATGCTCTTGCGGGGCATAACCCTGCCGGGCGCCAGCATTGGGCTGCGGTACCTGCTACTTCCTCGCTGGGAGTCCCTGTTCGACGGCCGAGTGTGGGCTGCGGCCACCGAACAGGTCTTCTACTCTCTCAGCATCGGCACTGGCGGTCTAGTGCTGTACGGCAGCTTCCAGGAGTTCCGCGCCGACATGCACGGCAGCGTGCGCATCATCTGCATCATGGACTTTATGACGAGCGCCTTCGCCTCGCTCGTCATCTTCTCCGTGCTGGGAAACTTGGCCCACACGCTGGACGTACCCGTCGACGAGGTGGTCAGCGCGGGGCCCGGCCTGGCCTTCATCACCTACCCGGAGGCACTGGCCCTACTCACGTTTCCCAACGTGTGGTCGGTGCTCTTTTTCACAATGCTGTTCATGCTGGGCATCGACTCGCAGATGGCCAATTGCGAGTTCGTCATTAAATCCGTCCAG GACCTGTTTCCGCCACTCGAGGGGCGCCGCGAGGTCGCCACCTTTCTATACTGCGTCGCCTGCTTCCTTATCGGCCTGCCACTGACCACTCGCGCGGGCCTCTACATTCTTACTATTCTCGACAACTACCTGGGCGCGCTGATAGTGCTCTTCACCTGCTTCGGCGAGACGCTCATCGTTGGTTGGGCTTACGGCATGGATCGGTTCTGCTTCGACGTCGCCTTCATGACGGGCAGATGTCCGAGCTACTACTTTCTGATCGGCATCAAGTACTTGTCACCCGTAGTGCTCGGCACCTTCCTCGTCTACACGTTGGCCACCCTGCCGAGAAGCACCGTCGGCGACTACGTGCTTCCCACCTGGGCCGACGGCTATGGCTGGGTCCTGGCTCTTGTCGGTATGGCGGCAGTGGTCATCATCGCCGTGGCCAGGGTCATACAGTGCGGCAGAAACTGGCTGAAAGCCCTGTCTCCCGACCCCGACTGGGGCCCTTACGAAGCCAAGTACCGGGCCCGCTACTTCGTCCAGCTGGAGGAGTCGGGGATCGCCGCGCTCTACTACCCGATTGACAAAGACACGCGCTACGTTGGCGGAGCTTTCCGATCTCCGATGCCACGAATCCCTGCAATAAACTGA